The Archangium primigenium genomic interval AGCGGGCCAGGCCCACGGGCTCGTTCCGGGTCGTTCCGCCCGTGTAGTAGGCCCAGGCGCTGTCACAGTCCGCGTCCTTGGTGGTGCAACTCGTCACCTCGGACAGCGGCGACACATAGAGGAACCACAGCAGGGCCGCCTCGATGCGCGCCGCGTTGACTCCCGGGGTCTCTCCGCGCATGCCCGAGGCGAAGGCCTCGTTCACGAGGGGCCGCAGCTTCGCCGGACCCACGCAGCGCTCCGGATGCTCGGTGGGAATGGATGCACTTGAGTTGCAGGCGGCGGGAGCCGATGGGTAATGGACGTCCTCGCGCCGCTCCACACGTGAGCCCAATCCTTCGGACTCGGTGTAGCGCAGGCGGGCCTGCGTGAAGTCCTCCACGGTGGGCACCTTCGTCTTGCGCCACAGCGCGTCGGCGATCGCCTCGAATGCGGCGACGCGGCCGATGGTGGAGATGCTGGGATAGAGCCGGTGGTACGTGTTGTCATCCGAGATGCACGCCGCCCACGTGTCTTGTGAGGAGCCGGCCCCGCGCGGCTGGTAGTCGGTCGACAGCGGTGCGCAGGTGGACACGTTCTCCGTGAACGTGGGCTTCTCGATGCACTCGCCCTGTTCATCGGTGATGGGTGCTGGATTCTCAGGCGGGGGCGGAGCGTCCTCGCCGCCACAAGCCAGGAGGGCCGCGGCCAGCGTCAGCGCGGAGAGGGGGAGGGACAGCGGTTTGCCGCGGGGGGTCTTCATTCCAGAGCTCCTTCGAGAGACAGGGTGATTCCACGGGCCGGGCCATTCACGCTCGAGCCGTGGTAGCGGTAGGGGGTGTCCAGCAGGTTCTCCAGGACGAGGGCCGCGATGAACCGGCTGCTCCTTCTGTAGGAGACGCGGGCATCGAACACGGCGAAGCCGGGCGTTCCTCCAAGGGGGATGCGTGCGTCCGAGCGGTCCGCGACCGCGAGCCGGGTCTGCGCCGTGGCCCAGCGCATGGCGGCGCCCGCGCTCATGCCCAGGGGATGGGTCCAGATGAGCTCAAGCGTGCCATTGAGCGGCGGCACGCGGGACAACGGCACCCGGTACTCGAAGGGGAGGGCGGGGTCGGAAGGCGGGTCACCCAGGTTGGGTCCTTCTCCCCAGGTCCAGGCGCCGGTGGCGGCGGCGGCGAGGCCGGGCACCACGCGCCATCGCGCGGAGGCTTCCAGTCCTCTCAATTCGGAGAGCGCGCGGGCGTTGACGAGTTGGAGACGCGACCAGGACGCCTGACATTGGGGCGTGTTCACGGGACAATCGGCGCTGTCTCGAGGCCGTTTGCCCACGGCGTCTTCCAGCAGCAGGGTGAATGCCCAGAACTGGAGGGTCACCGCGGATGTGCGCACCTGCGTGCCCACTTCGAGGGTCGTGGCCTTTTCCGGCTGGAGCTCGGGGTTCTCGAACTGGAAGCCTGGACCCGTCTGCTGACGGGACGTGAGGTCATCGAGGTTGGGGGCGCGGAAGGAGCGATCCACGTTGGCCAGCAAGGTGAATCCGCTCCAGGGAGTCCATTCGGCGCCCATGTGTCCCACGAGGGGCCACCAGGTCCGGTCCACGGGCGAGGAGCCAGATTCGGCATCCCCGGGAGCGTGCGCGGAGATCCAGGAGGCGCGTGCTCCGGCGCGCGCCACGAGGTTCCAAGGCAGTTGGAGTTCACCGTCGAGGAACGCTCCGCCATACAGGTACCAGGAGCCCTCCAGGTACTGTCCTCGGCTGCGCCGCACCGTCAGGTCCACGTCGGTGAAGCCCGTGGTGGACGCGGAGCGCAGCCGGTCCACATACGTCTCCACGCCGGAGTCGAGCACCAGGGGGTGGTTTCCGGGCACGAGGAGGGGCCGGCTCCGGACCCGGCCAGTGAGGCCCAGGGTGTCCACGTCGTCCGTGCCGAGTGAGTAGACGGAGGAGGCGGGACGGTCATGGCGACGGCGCTCGTGCTGCCGCTGCCAGGACAGGGTCATCCGGACGTGTTCGGCCCAGGCGCCCCAGCCCTCGCGCTTCCATGCGGCGTAGGCGAGCGTGCGGAACTGCTGCTCGTAGCGCAGGCACTCGTCGTAGGGGGCGTAGGGCGGCGCGCACTGGTCCGTGCGGGGGGCGTCATACTGACGATA includes:
- a CDS encoding TonB-dependent receptor domain-containing protein gives rise to the protein MALPLIRGGLLVGWLAGAMEGARAEEPRDPRETTVTASEPGDKDLPEGRASTTVRRSDIDRRLPRSAPDALRYEPGVFVQQTGHGQGSAFIRGLTGQQTLLLFDGIRLNNSTYRQGPNQYFFTLDASTIESIEVLRGGGSTRFGSDALGGILLTHALEASRPGEGFWARPRLRLRGTSADLERGGRLQLETGLSDQVTFIGGVGGRRISLLESAGPVRSPLNGALPDVPRFAPDQRTQLGTGFDELTADGRSVWRLAPGQTLTLAGYLYRQYDAPRTDQCAPPYAPYDECLRYEQQFRTLAYAAWKREGWGAWAEHVRMTLSWQRQHERRRHDRPASSVYSLGTDDVDTLGLTGRVRSRPLLVPGNHPLVLDSGVETYVDRLRSASTTGFTDVDLTVRRSRGQYLEGSWYLYGGAFLDGELQLPWNLVARAGARASWISAHAPGDAESGSSPVDRTWWPLVGHMGAEWTPWSGFTLLANVDRSFRAPNLDDLTSRQQTGPGFQFENPELQPEKATTLEVGTQVRTSAVTLQFWAFTLLLEDAVGKRPRDSADCPVNTPQCQASWSRLQLVNARALSELRGLEASARWRVVPGLAAAATGAWTWGEGPNLGDPPSDPALPFEYRVPLSRVPPLNGTLELIWTHPLGMSAGAAMRWATAQTRLAVADRSDARIPLGGTPGFAVFDARVSYRRSSRFIAALVLENLLDTPYRYHGSSVNGPARGITLSLEGALE